Part of the Niallia alba genome is shown below.
TCTTGAGGGAGATTCTGTTTAGAAAAATAGAGCAAACCTCCGAAAAGGAGGGGGGTGTCTCATCAATAAGGTTTAGTCCCACAGCAAGAATGAAAAGTTGGAAAACGAACTTTCGCCAACTAGACTCTTGACTCTGTGCGTAAGCAAACCGAATGAATGAGACGCCCTTTCTTTTTATTTATCTCACTCTTAACGGTCAATAAGAACTCCACTGATGGAAGTTTTCTTTATATAAGGATAGGATTAAATTGTTTGTAATTAATGATGTCTTGATGGAAAGCCGCCAAGATTTACATAGAAAAAGATAGAACATATTCGTATAGGAGTGAAGTTTTTTTGAAATACTTTGATGGGCATTGTGATGTATTATATAAAATGTTTATGGATAAAACAATCAATTTTCAGAATAGTGATAAGCTTCATGTAACGAAGGAGGGGTTGCAAAAAGGGGGAACAAAGATTCAGTGTTTTGCCCTCTATGTTCCAGAGTCCGTTCATCCCGATATGCGTTTTGAAGCAGCACTATCGATGGCGACAATTTTTTACGAAAAAATCTTACAGCCGAATCCAGATTTTAAATTTATTCGTACGAAAAAAGATATCGAGGATTTGAAAGATGGGGAAACCGGTGCGCTTCTAACACTTGAAGGTTGTGATGCAATTGGTGGAGACTTATTGAAATTAAAAACATTGCTTCGATTAGGTGTGTCGGCAGTCGGTCTAACTTGGAATTATGCGAATGCTGTTGCTGATGGTGCTTTAGAACCTCGAGGTGCAGGTTTATCTTTATTTGGTAAAGAAACAGTAAAGCTCTTAAATAAGCAAGATATATGGGTGGATGTTTCCCATTTATCAGAAAATGCCTTTTGGGATGTAATGGAGCAAGCAGATCATCCCTATGCATCCCATTCCAATACGTATAATCTTTGCCCCCATCCTCGTAATCTACGAGATGAGCAAATCAAAGCAATGATAGAAGCGGATAGTGTAATCGGAATTACATTTGTCCCACAGTTTTTAAGTGGGACAAATACAGCAACTATTACGGACATATTGCGGCATTTAGATTATATTTGCTCACTCGGAGGAGAAGATCATGTCGGCTTTGGTTCCGATTTTGATGGAATCTCTCAAACGGTAAAAGGTCTAGCTTCCATTGCTGATTATCCTAATCTAATAAACGAACTAACAAAATATTATACTAGTACGCAAGTAGAGAAGTTTTTATATACGAATATGGTAAAAAGATTCCCTAAATAAAGGGTATTCCAATCTAGCTATACAGGCAGTTTAATTTCTTCCTTGTGAGGGAGGGTTTGAACTGCCTGTTGTTGTGAATTATAAGTTATACATAAAGAAAACAGTAGAAATTTTTCTTTGTAACCTAGCTATTGTTTTCAAATGGTGAAAGGCTTATACTAGAATAATGAAAATATGTCTATAAAGAATAGTACATATAAAAGCAACTGCTATTATATAGATTTTTGCTTATAAAATCTAGGAAGTTTTTAAGTTTACTTTCTGTAGATAAAAGGGATGCTCAACTTCCCTTGCGAAAAAATTCCTGAGGAAAACAACCAACTTCCTAACATAAGCAAAATAACAATCTATAAGAACTAATCTAAAACATGTATATTAACAAACTTATGGATGAAACCAAATCATCGATAAGAGAGGAGTAGTTGAAATGAACGAAAAACAACGTTTAGAAGGACAAAAAATTGAAAGCAATAATTCTTCGGACAAAAAATCCGAAAAGGATTATAGCAAATATTTCGAGACAGTATATAAAGCACCTTCTCTAAAAGATGCAAAAAGACGTGGAAAAGAAGAAGTTCGATATGAAAAAGATTTCTCTATTCCCGAACAATTCCGTGGAATGGGAGAAGGACGTAAATTCTATATTCGCACATTCGGCTGTCAAATGAATGAGCATGACACAGAAGTAATGGCAGGGATCTTTTTAGCATTAGGCTATGAAGCAACAGATTCAGTGGATGATGCAAATGTTATCCTTCTTAATACATGTGCAATCCGTGAGAATGCAGAAAATAAGGTATTTGGCGAGTTAGGCCATTTAAAACATTTAAAAACAGAAAAACCAGACCTTTTATTAGGTGTTTGTGGATGTATGTCCCAAGAAGAATCAGTAGTAAATAAGATTTTAAAAACATACACACAAGTAGACATGATCTTTGGTACCCATAATATTCACCGTTTACCAAACATTCTTCATGAAGCATATATGTCGAAAGAAATGGTAGTCGAAGTTTGGTCTAAAGAAGGAGACGTAATCGAGAACCTTCCGAAAGTACGTAACGGAAAAATTAAAGCATGGGTAAATATTATGTACGGCTGTGATAAATTCTGTACCTATTGTATCGTTCCTTATACTCGCGGGAAAGAACGTAGTCGCCGTCCAGAGGATATTATTCAAGAGGTGCGCCATTTAGCTGCACAAGGCTATAAAGAAATTACGCTACTTGGTCAAAACGTAAACGCATATGGAAAAGACTTCACAGATATTGAATTTCGTTTTGGAGATTTAATGGAAGAAATGCGTAAAATTGATATTCCACGTGTTCGTTTTACAACAAGTCATCCACGAGATTTTGATGACCATTTAATTGAGGTACTAGCTAAAGGCGGAAACTTAGTGGAGCATATCCATTTACCAGTTCAGTCTGGTTCCTCTGATGTGTTAAAAATTATGGCACGTAAATATACAAGAGAGCAGTATTTAGAATTAGTACGCAAAATGAAAGCAGCTATTCCTAATTTAACCTTAACAACGGATATTATCGTTGGATATCCAAATGAAACAGATGAGCAATTTGAAGAAACATTATCTCTTTATAAAGAAGTTGGCTTTGAAGCTGCTTATACATTCATTTATTCTCCACGTGAAGGCACACCAGCTGCAAGAATGAAAGATAATGTTCCAATGGAAGTGAAAAAGGCACGCTTACAGCGCCTAAACGCATTAGTTAATGAGTATTCTGCTAATTCCATGAAGGGCTACCAAGACAAAATCGTGGAGGTTCTTGTGGAAGGGGAAAGTAAGAATAATCCGGATGTACTTGCTGGTTATACTCGCAAAAACAAGCTAGTGAATTTTATTGGACCAAAGTCAGCAATCGGCAAACTTGTTTCTGTTAAAATTACAGATGCGAAAACATGGTCATTAAATGGAGAAATGATTGAGGTATTAGAAGCAGAAGCTGTTGAGGCAAATTAATGGCTAAGTACACACGTGAAGAAATCATCGAGCGAACAGAACAACTAGCCAAAATGATTCGTGATACAGAAGAAGTTGAGTTTTATCAGCGTGCAGAAAAGCAAATCAATCAAAACCAAAAAGTGAATGATCGAATTGCCCAAATCAAAAAATTGCAAAAGCAAGCAGTTAATCTCCAACATTATGGGAAAATTGCTGCTCTAAAAGAAACAGAAGCAAAAATTGATGCACTGCAAAAGGAAATCGACGAACTACCAATTGTCAGTGAATTTAAAGAATCACAGGGAATTGTCAATGACATGCTACAAATGGTAACAAAAACAATCTCAGAAACAGTCGAAACCGAAATTCTTTCCTCCATTGAGAAAAAGAAAGAAGAGTAAAAAATGGCTTTTTGTAAGATTGGATTGTTTCTCGTTAAATAACGTTAGCATTCTGTGTTGTTTAGGGTGAAGCACACTTGACTCCTGGAGGAGATGAGGGGGAATGTTAGTCCCCACAGACGAATCTTGTGTCTGAAGCGGAAAGCAACGAGCTCCATTTATTTACGAATACAATTAAACCAAGCATAATTTTGCTTGGTTTTTACTTATTCTGATTATTTAAAATGTTAATCGCGCGTAAGAAAGCCTTGCGATATTCCTGCTGTTCCTTCATAGCCGTTTGTAAGGTCGATAGCAATGCTTTATTAAGCTGCTTCGTTTCTTTATCTTTTGCGTTTCCATCATTAACTGTTTGCAAAAGAAACGTATAGACAAGAAATAGAACAGAATAATTATCCACATAAGTAAGACTGACAGCACTTCCGCCATTTCCGCCCTCTGCATGTGTATTAACAGAAGGCCCTCCTGTTTCAAGAATTGTATCAATTAACTCCTCTGGTACACCAAGCTCTTTTAATTTTTCAGCAGTCAATCCAGAATTTTTATCCTTCGCCATTCTTTTCCCCTCCTCCTATTAGGTATGTAAAAAAAGAAAAGGGCAAACATCAAGTAGATGTTGCCCTTTATTATATGCTTATCTCTTGTAGGAGTGATTATTCAATAAAGGTGATTAACCTTCGTTCACCATTTCAGGTCTGTTTTCATTGTAAGATACAGCTGTAGCATCACCTGCAACATTAGCATTAACTAAAATACCACCAACAAAGAAGTTTAATAAGTTAACACCTACAGCAGCACCACCAGCAGCACCAGAAGCAGTAAATTGGTTAGCAAGGTTACCATTTCCTTGAGTAGCGTTAGTGAATCCGCGAAGTTCTGCCCCTTTATTTCCAATGCTTTTACCTTTAGCAGTAACATCAGTACCAGCAAGTCTTGAACCGTTACCTTTGTGACAATCAGATGTGTAGTTAGACAACATATGATTTCACCTCCTTTCAAAAGTGAGATTTAATCGTTATTTTTTGATGAAATCTGAAATATCTAGTGAAAAAATAGGCTTGCCATTAACGTTTAATTTAAGATTCCCATCATCATTTGAAGCATCAATGACAGGTAATTTCTCTTGGAGTTTACTTAGTGTATCTTGATTTAGTAAACTCTTAAGCGTTTCTGGATTAAGATTAGGCAATACTTTTTCCTTAATAGAATCCAAATCAACATTTGTTGCAACCTTATCTTTTAGCGATTCAATCGTACTTCCCGCTACATTTTCAGAAACACCTTTTGTTAATTTTTGTACTAAGCCACCCATTTCTGTTGATAGCTTCTCGATTAATTCTTGTGCGTATTTAGCTCCGTCCTCTCCAGTAACCTCTTTACCATTCACATTGAATTTAAAATCAAACTGATCGTTTTTATTAAATAACCCTGCCAACTTCCTCACCCCCTTACCGTATACTACAGTATATAAAGATTCGAACAAGCTGTATCCGCGAATGTATTAATACATTCGCATATTTTTTTCATGGTTAAGATAGTTTTGATGGAAAGCTGGTTTTTACCTAAGAAGAGAATTCCGTATATGTGGGTCAACAAAGCAGCGTGGAAAGGGGATAAAGGAGAGGTTATTCGTCTAGAAAAATGGTTAATATCGGCACACTTACCCAAGTTTTACATACAATGAAGTAGATTTAAGCATTATTTATAGTCTTTAAAAATTGTCGCACACTAGACTCCTATCCCGCATAGGATGAAATGAAAATGAATGAGGAGGTTTCGCTCGAACATGGGAGAATATAGAGAGATTATTACAAAGGCAGTCGTAGCGAAAGGACGTAAATTCACAAAATCCAATCATACGATCTGCCCAGACAACAGCCCTTCAAGCATCTTGGGCTGCTGGATTATCAACCATACGTATGAAGCGGAAAAGGTTGGTAAAACAGTAGAAATTTGCGGATACTATGACATTAACGTTTGGTATTCCTATAATGACAACACACAAACAGAAGTTGTTACAGAGCGTGTAAAATATACAGATGTCATTAAACTAAAATATCGTGACCCTGATTGCCTAGAAGATCACGATGTGATTGCACGCGTATTACAACAACCAAACTGTATCGAAGCAGTTATTTCTCCAAATGGCAATAAAATTATTGTTCATGTAGAAAGAGAATTTATCGTAGAAGTTATTGGAGAAACAAAAATCTGTGTAGAAGTTTGCACAGACGAATGCGGCAAAGAAGATGATGATGCATGGTTTAAAGATGAAGTAGAAGACGAAGAATTTGAAGAATTAAATCCAGACTTTCTCGTAGGCGGAGAAGAGGAGTAAAGGCTAGGGGCTTTTCCTAGTCTTTTTTTCTTATAATGGGGGTTCTGGTTAGTATTGCTTAACCTTATAAAGAATAAAAACGCCTTTCTCCTATATGTATAGGAGAAAGGCGTTCCTATCATCTTTCACAAGCTATTCCGTCTTTATCACGGTCGCTTTTTTTGTTTGCTTCATATAAATCTTTCGAAACATAAGGTTTGTACTTCGTTTTTCCACCTTTATTTTTTGTGGATTTAGATTTAGCAACGCCACCCTTATAATCCTTATTAAGGGCAGTACAATTTTTGTACGTTTTAACCTTTGTCTTTGCATCAGCACTTGAAAACGGCATAAAACTAAACATGAGAACTATAGCTAAAAGAATCGATAAATAACGTTTCAAGATAATTGCTCCTTTACCTAATATTAACTTTTGTAGCAAGCTAAATTATAGAAGATTTGCTTGCGAATTACTAGTATTATTTTTAAAAAGATAGTGGAATGTCTCGAGCGCAATGGAATGAACTAGTTATCACATCTTACTTCATGAAAACAGCTAATTTTTTATAAGGATAAATTTGATGTCTTTTCCCAAAACCCCCCACTGAAATATTCTATTTCTTTATGTTATAATGGGAGAATAATAGATTTGGACTTGGATTTTGGAGGAAGTTATGACGACATATACGCCAATGATACAACAATACTTACAAGTAAAGGCAGATTATCAGGATGCCTTTTTATTTTTTCGTTTAGGGGATTTTTATGAAATGTTCTTTGATGATGCAATCAAAGCATCACAAGAGCTCGAAATTACGTTAACGAGTAGAGAAGGTGGGGGAGCGGAGCGAATTCCGATGTGTGGAGTTCCTCATCATTCTGCTCCTAACTATATTGAACAGCTTGTCGAGCGCGGCTACAAAGTAGCAATCTGTGAACAAACAGAAGACCCAAAGCAAGCAAAAGGAGTCGTGAAAAGAGAAGTCGTTCAGCTCATCACGCCTGGTACGATGATGGAAGGAAAAAATCTTTCCGATAAAGAAAACAACTATATTGCCACTATTTCATTATTTGCAGACGAAAAATTTGGCTTTGCCTATAGCGATTTATCGACTGGGGAAAGTAAAGCAACCATTTTAACTGGCATCGATTCGTTATTAAATGAACTATCTTTGTCAGGAGCGAAAGAAGTTGTTATTTCAGATGACTTTTCCAAAGAGTATCAGAAGCGATTGCAGGAGCGAGGAACTTTAACGCTTTCAATCGAAAATGATACCGATGAAAAAGATATGCATGCTCCTTTATTGCAAGGAGTAGAAAAGCAACAGCTGAAAAACACCGTTGCACGCTTGTTTAATTATTTATATCGAACACAAAAACGAAGCTTGGATCACTTACAGCCTGTTTCGATTTATGTAATCGATCAGTTTATGAAAATAGATTATTATTCCAAGCGAAATTTAGAATTAACAGAAACGATTCGTTCAAAAGGGAAAAAAGGATCGCTCCTCTGGTTATTGGACGAAACGAAAACAGCGATGGGCGGAAGACTTTTAAAACAGTGGATTGACCGCCCACTCTTAAATAAAGAGGAGATTGAATATCGTCAAAATTTAGTAGCGACGATGATCGGTCATTACTTTGAACGCCAAGATTTACGGGAAAAGCTAAAGGAAGTGTACGATTTAGAACGTCTAGCAGGCCGAGTGGCATTTGGTAATGTAAATGCAAGAGATCTTGTACAGCTAAAAAAATCACTACAACAAGTGCCAATCATTCAGCAAATCGTTGCATCGTTCGGATCAGAAGAAGCAACCAGACTTGCTGATGAACTAGATCCATGTGAAGATATAACCGATTTATTAGAACGGGCAATTGTTGAAAATCCACCACTTTCCATTAAAGAAGGAAATATCATCTTAGATGGCTATCATTCTGAATTAGACAGCTACCGTGATGCAAGTCGAAACGGTAAAACGTGGATCGCCCAGCTGGAAAGAGAAGAACGCGAAAAAACAGGCATTAAATCATTAAAAATCGGCTATAATCGTATATTCGGTTATTACATTGAAGTAACAAGAGCAAATGTTCATCTTTTACAAGAAGGACAGTATGAGCGCAAACAAACACTTGCCAATGCAGAGCGTTATATCACACCAGAATTAAAGGAAAAAGAAAGCTTAATCTTGCAAGCAGAAGAAAAAATGGTTGAACTAGAATATGAGATTTTCACAACAATCAGAGAAACGATCAAAGAATATATCCCGCGCTTGCAAAATTTAGCAAAAACAGTCAGTACGCTAGATGTATTACAATGCTTTGCAACTGTTAGTGAAGATCGTCGCTATGTGAAGCCAGAGTTTTCAAGTGATCGAACTCTTTCTATTAAAAATGGCCGTCATCCAGTAGTGGAAAAGGTGATGAACGCGCAGAACTATGTCGCTAATGATTGCACGATGCATAAAGAGAGAGAGTTGCTGTTAATTACAGGACCAAATATGTCTGGTAAAAGTACGTATATGCGCCAAATTGCCTTAACAAGCATTTTAGCGCAAATCGGTTGTTTCGTACCAGCAGACGAAGCAGTATTGCCATTATTTGACCAAGTCTTTACGAGAATTGGTGCAGCAGATGATCTTATTTCTGGTCAAAGCACATTTATGGTTGAGATGCTAGAAGCAAGAAATGCACTTTTACATGCAACCAATAACAGCTTAATTCTCTTTGATGAAATTGGACGCGGTACAAGCACCTATGATGGAATGGCGCTTGCCCAAGCGATTATTGAATATATCCATCATGAAGTCGGCGCTAAAACGTTATTCTCGACCCACTATCATGAACTAACTGTACTTGCGGAAGAGCTTCAGTCATTAAGCAATGTTCATGTTAGCGCAATGGAGCAAAATGGAAAAGTAGTCTTCCTTCATAAAATTAAAGAAGGAGCAGCAGATAAAAGCTACGGAATTCACGTTGCCCAGCTTGCTGAATTACCAGAAGCACTAATTGAACGCGCACAAGAACTATTAACAAGTCTAGAGCAAAAAGATCAATTTGCTGGAGAAGCAGCAGTCACGCAAATCGAACAACCTGTTGTAAAAGCAGAAAAAATCGAGGAAGAAGCACAATTAT
Proteins encoded:
- a CDS encoding dipeptidase yields the protein MKYFDGHCDVLYKMFMDKTINFQNSDKLHVTKEGLQKGGTKIQCFALYVPESVHPDMRFEAALSMATIFYEKILQPNPDFKFIRTKKDIEDLKDGETGALLTLEGCDAIGGDLLKLKTLLRLGVSAVGLTWNYANAVADGALEPRGAGLSLFGKETVKLLNKQDIWVDVSHLSENAFWDVMEQADHPYASHSNTYNLCPHPRNLRDEQIKAMIEADSVIGITFVPQFLSGTNTATITDILRHLDYICSLGGEDHVGFGSDFDGISQTVKGLASIADYPNLINELTKYYTSTQVEKFLYTNMVKRFPK
- the miaB gene encoding tRNA (N6-isopentenyl adenosine(37)-C2)-methylthiotransferase MiaB, which codes for MNEKQRLEGQKIESNNSSDKKSEKDYSKYFETVYKAPSLKDAKRRGKEEVRYEKDFSIPEQFRGMGEGRKFYIRTFGCQMNEHDTEVMAGIFLALGYEATDSVDDANVILLNTCAIRENAENKVFGELGHLKHLKTEKPDLLLGVCGCMSQEESVVNKILKTYTQVDMIFGTHNIHRLPNILHEAYMSKEMVVEVWSKEGDVIENLPKVRNGKIKAWVNIMYGCDKFCTYCIVPYTRGKERSRRPEDIIQEVRHLAAQGYKEITLLGQNVNAYGKDFTDIEFRFGDLMEEMRKIDIPRVRFTTSHPRDFDDHLIEVLAKGGNLVEHIHLPVQSGSSDVLKIMARKYTREQYLELVRKMKAAIPNLTLTTDIIVGYPNETDEQFEETLSLYKEVGFEAAYTFIYSPREGTPAARMKDNVPMEVKKARLQRLNALVNEYSANSMKGYQDKIVEVLVEGESKNNPDVLAGYTRKNKLVNFIGPKSAIGKLVSVKITDAKTWSLNGEMIEVLEAEAVEAN
- a CDS encoding RicAFT regulatory complex protein RicA family protein, whose protein sequence is MAKYTREEIIERTEQLAKMIRDTEEVEFYQRAEKQINQNQKVNDRIAQIKKLQKQAVNLQHYGKIAALKETEAKIDALQKEIDELPIVSEFKESQGIVNDMLQMVTKTISETVETEILSSIEKKKEE
- a CDS encoding outer spore coat protein CotE, whose product is MGEYREIITKAVVAKGRKFTKSNHTICPDNSPSSILGCWIINHTYEAEKVGKTVEICGYYDINVWYSYNDNTQTEVVTERVKYTDVIKLKYRDPDCLEDHDVIARVLQQPNCIEAVISPNGNKIIVHVEREFIVEVIGETKICVEVCTDECGKEDDDAWFKDEVEDEEFEELNPDFLVGGEEE
- a CDS encoding excalibur calcium-binding domain-containing protein is translated as MFSFMPFSSADAKTKVKTYKNCTALNKDYKGGVAKSKSTKNKGGKTKYKPYVSKDLYEANKKSDRDKDGIACER
- the mutS gene encoding DNA mismatch repair protein MutS, with protein sequence MTTYTPMIQQYLQVKADYQDAFLFFRLGDFYEMFFDDAIKASQELEITLTSREGGGAERIPMCGVPHHSAPNYIEQLVERGYKVAICEQTEDPKQAKGVVKREVVQLITPGTMMEGKNLSDKENNYIATISLFADEKFGFAYSDLSTGESKATILTGIDSLLNELSLSGAKEVVISDDFSKEYQKRLQERGTLTLSIENDTDEKDMHAPLLQGVEKQQLKNTVARLFNYLYRTQKRSLDHLQPVSIYVIDQFMKIDYYSKRNLELTETIRSKGKKGSLLWLLDETKTAMGGRLLKQWIDRPLLNKEEIEYRQNLVATMIGHYFERQDLREKLKEVYDLERLAGRVAFGNVNARDLVQLKKSLQQVPIIQQIVASFGSEEATRLADELDPCEDITDLLERAIVENPPLSIKEGNIILDGYHSELDSYRDASRNGKTWIAQLEREEREKTGIKSLKIGYNRIFGYYIEVTRANVHLLQEGQYERKQTLANAERYITPELKEKESLILQAEEKMVELEYEIFTTIRETIKEYIPRLQNLAKTVSTLDVLQCFATVSEDRRYVKPEFSSDRTLSIKNGRHPVVEKVMNAQNYVANDCTMHKERELLLITGPNMSGKSTYMRQIALTSILAQIGCFVPADEAVLPLFDQVFTRIGAADDLISGQSTFMVEMLEARNALLHATNNSLILFDEIGRGTSTYDGMALAQAIIEYIHHEVGAKTLFSTHYHELTVLAEELQSLSNVHVSAMEQNGKVVFLHKIKEGAADKSYGIHVAQLAELPEALIERAQELLTSLEQKDQFAGEAAVTQIEQPVVKAEKIEEEAQLSFFDTEVKKPQKALSTKEKQIVNKLKDLDILEMTPMQALNTLYELHKKVRNDG